The proteins below come from a single Faecalibaculum rodentium genomic window:
- a CDS encoding DUF2812 domain-containing protein — MKKFKLCFDKNREMDWLNEMARQGWNLTKFGYGLYTFEPCTPGEYVYNCDLKDRAFSISSDYLSILESQNIQVIPSGGFWFLVRRKASDGPLQLYTDTESRLEQYRKIRRMFRATAIAELMILMFLTWDIAVMVPDNEPLIWTVMFLCALLVGAAALTLMNAVYQTSREIAKIQGKNEESHKCGQWLVAGGMLCMGLSILLRDCVPETVSEMVAGFALGLELVGALNLVFRKFS; from the coding sequence ATGAAGAAATTCAAACTGTGTTTTGACAAAAACAGAGAAATGGACTGGCTGAATGAAATGGCCCGACAGGGATGGAATCTGACAAAGTTCGGGTATGGACTGTATACCTTCGAACCATGCACTCCAGGCGAATATGTCTATAACTGCGACCTGAAGGACAGGGCATTCAGCATTTCATCGGACTACCTGTCCATTCTCGAATCCCAGAACATCCAGGTGATTCCCAGCGGCGGGTTCTGGTTTCTGGTCCGCCGAAAGGCCAGTGACGGCCCTCTGCAGCTGTACACTGACACCGAAAGCCGCCTGGAACAGTACAGAAAGATCCGCCGCATGTTCAGGGCCACTGCCATTGCTGAGCTCATGATTCTTATGTTTCTGACCTGGGATATCGCTGTCATGGTTCCCGACAATGAGCCTTTGATCTGGACCGTGATGTTTCTCTGTGCGCTCCTGGTTGGAGCTGCAGCCCTGACCCTCATGAATGCTGTGTATCAGACAAGTCGGGAAATCGCGAAAATACAGGGCAAAAACGAAGAATCACACAAATGCGGGCAGTGGCTTGTTGCTGGAGGTATGCTGTGCATGGGCCTGTCTATCCTGCTGAGAGACTGTGTTCCTGAGACAGTCAGCGAAATGGTTGCGGGTTTTGCCCTTGGGCTGGAACTGGTTGGGGCACTCAATCTGGTTTTCAGAAAATTTTCCTGA
- the typA gene encoding translational GTPase TypA, with the protein MAEYEKILNIAVIAHVDAGKSTLVDAFLRQSDVFRSNEEVVDCVMDSNDLERERGITIYSKNCSVIHDGVKINIVDTPGHADFSSEVERIIRTVDTVILLVDASEGPMPQTRFVLSKALEIGLKPILLINKIDKKDQRAEEVVDEVYDLFLDLNATDDQLDFPILYGVAKEGRVQYDLETPSDNIEPLFKTILKHCDVYPDLNDEPVRMQVSALAYDEYIGRLGIGRIYQGTLNAGGKYIRTNADGTMKNETLSSLFVYKGLSRTPVQEAHAGDIVVIAGMPEISIGDTICPVDDPEPMESIPIEEPTLSMNFHVNTSPFAGQSGKYVTSRNIRERLARELEVNVGLRVEETDSPDTFKVSGRGELHISILIENMRREGYELAVSKPEVILHLDEEGRKVEPMEEVVCIAPSEYQGTIINKLNLRKGIMQDMEEENGYVRITYTAPTRGLLGFRTEFINDTHGEGTLVRRLCGYEPYKGDIAQRMQGAMISTETGAAMTYALWNLQERGSLFIGPQTEVYTGMIIGESAKNIDLDVNPLKNKKLTAIRSSGRDEAMLLTPPRVFSLEEALEWINDDELVEVTPDAIRIRKKGLTPQDRRQLYREKMAAREQA; encoded by the coding sequence ATGGCAGAATACGAAAAGATACTGAACATCGCCGTCATCGCCCATGTAGATGCTGGCAAAAGCACCCTCGTGGATGCGTTCCTGAGGCAGAGCGATGTGTTCCGGTCCAACGAAGAAGTGGTGGACTGTGTCATGGATTCCAACGACCTGGAGCGTGAGCGCGGCATCACGATTTACTCGAAGAACTGTTCCGTGATTCATGATGGTGTGAAGATCAACATCGTGGATACTCCGGGCCACGCGGATTTTTCCAGTGAAGTGGAACGGATCATCCGGACTGTGGATACAGTGATCCTGCTGGTGGACGCCAGTGAAGGTCCCATGCCGCAGACCAGGTTCGTGCTGAGCAAGGCACTGGAAATCGGGCTGAAACCGATTCTCCTCATCAATAAAATCGACAAAAAGGACCAGCGGGCTGAGGAAGTCGTGGATGAGGTCTACGACCTGTTCCTGGATCTGAATGCCACGGATGACCAGCTGGATTTCCCCATCCTGTATGGTGTGGCCAAGGAAGGCCGGGTACAGTATGATCTGGAGACTCCTTCAGACAATATTGAACCGCTGTTCAAGACGATCCTGAAGCACTGTGATGTATATCCGGACCTCAATGATGAACCGGTCCGGATGCAGGTGTCGGCGCTGGCCTATGACGAATACATCGGACGTCTGGGAATCGGGCGGATCTACCAGGGAACGCTGAACGCCGGCGGCAAGTACATTCGGACAAATGCCGATGGAACGATGAAAAATGAAACTCTGTCCAGTCTGTTTGTCTACAAGGGACTGTCCAGGACACCGGTGCAGGAAGCTCATGCCGGTGATATTGTGGTGATCGCAGGAATGCCGGAGATTTCCATCGGCGACACGATCTGCCCGGTGGATGACCCGGAACCCATGGAATCCATTCCCATTGAAGAACCGACACTGTCCATGAATTTTCATGTCAATACTTCCCCCTTTGCCGGTCAAAGCGGCAAATACGTGACATCCAGAAACATCCGGGAACGTCTTGCCCGAGAGCTGGAGGTCAATGTGGGCCTGCGGGTGGAGGAAACCGATTCGCCGGATACATTCAAGGTATCCGGGCGCGGTGAACTGCATATTTCGATCCTGATCGAAAACATGCGGCGGGAAGGCTACGAGCTGGCAGTGTCCAAGCCTGAGGTCATTCTGCACTTGGATGAAGAAGGCCGCAAGGTGGAGCCGATGGAGGAAGTGGTCTGCATCGCCCCGTCTGAATATCAGGGGACGATCATCAACAAGCTGAATCTGCGGAAAGGAATCATGCAGGACATGGAAGAAGAAAACGGCTATGTCCGCATCACCTATACAGCCCCTACCCGTGGACTGCTGGGGTTCCGGACGGAATTCATCAATGACACACATGGCGAAGGTACCCTTGTGAGACGTCTGTGCGGTTATGAACCATATAAGGGTGATATCGCACAGCGTATGCAGGGGGCCATGATTTCCACGGAAACCGGAGCTGCCATGACTTATGCCCTGTGGAATCTTCAGGAACGCGGATCCCTTTTCATCGGTCCGCAGACCGAGGTCTACACCGGCATGATCATTGGGGAGTCCGCCAAGAACATCGACCTGGATGTGAATCCCCTGAAAAATAAAAAGCTGACAGCCATCCGGTCCAGCGGCCGCGATGAAGCGATGCTGCTGACACCTCCCCGTGTCTTCTCCCTGGAAGAGGCCCTGGAGTGGATCAACGATGATGAACTGGTGGAAGTGACACCAGATGCCATCCGGATCCGGAAAAAGGGACTGACACCACAGGACCGCAGACAGCTCTATCGGGAGAAAATGGCAGCCAGGGAACAGGCGTAG
- a CDS encoding NifU family protein, with amino-acid sequence MEYKEKPESASEKKELGQDPEAVKAAQDLEAAAGLKPSESEPHELTEPTAQVLEEQVEEVLEKIRPYIQHDGGDIELLGVDENNIVYVSFIGACAGCAMAGEDFSGGVKLLLLDEVPAIRDVVLIG; translated from the coding sequence ATGGAATACAAAGAAAAGCCGGAATCGGCTTCTGAAAAAAAAGAACTGGGACAGGATCCCGAGGCGGTGAAAGCCGCGCAGGATCTGGAGGCCGCAGCGGGTCTGAAACCGTCGGAGTCAGAACCCCATGAACTGACAGAGCCGACTGCCCAGGTCCTGGAGGAACAGGTGGAAGAAGTCCTGGAAAAAATCAGGCCGTATATTCAGCATGATGGCGGTGACATCGAACTGCTCGGAGTGGATGAAAACAACATTGTATATGTGAGTTTCATCGGTGCCTGTGCGGGCTGTGCCATGGCCGGAGAGGATTTCTCCGGAGGTGTCAAGCTCCTGCTCCTGGATGAAGTCCCGGCAATCCGCGATGTTGTGCTGATCGGGTAA
- a CDS encoding ECF transporter S component, with the protein MKNQNTKRMTLFALFLAIEIMLFCTPFGFLQIGPLAITLMHVPVIAASILLGVKEGMALGLVFGLCSMIKATMAPGITSFVFSPFVTIGGISGNWSSLLIALVPRILTGYIPGALYSLLQKKGMNQSLGAGLAAMTATMVHTVLVLGGIWVFFGEPYAAVLGSARDLLMGLFGMTVLTNSLPETVVAGLVMAALVKAIRVPSVKAVRA; encoded by the coding sequence ATGAAAAATCAAAACACAAAACGAATGACTCTGTTTGCACTGTTTCTTGCCATCGAAATCATGCTGTTCTGCACTCCCTTCGGGTTTCTGCAGATCGGACCCCTTGCCATCACACTCATGCACGTCCCTGTCATTGCAGCATCCATTCTGCTTGGCGTGAAGGAAGGCATGGCCCTGGGACTGGTGTTCGGCCTCTGTTCCATGATCAAGGCAACGATGGCACCCGGCATCACGAGCTTTGTCTTTTCCCCGTTTGTGACGATCGGCGGCATCAGCGGTAACTGGTCGAGTCTTCTGATCGCGCTGGTTCCGCGTATCCTGACAGGGTACATTCCCGGAGCTCTGTACAGTCTCCTCCAGAAAAAAGGCATGAACCAGTCGTTGGGCGCCGGGCTTGCTGCCATGACAGCCACGATGGTGCACACTGTCCTGGTACTTGGCGGGATCTGGGTATTCTTCGGGGAGCCTTACGCAGCCGTTCTCGGCTCTGCCAGAGACCTGCTGATGGGACTGTTCGGCATGACAGTGCTCACCAACAGCCTGCCCGAGACGGTGGTGGCAGGTCTGGTGATGGCAGCTCTTGTCAAAGCCATTCGCGTGCCGTCTGTCAAAGCTGTCAGAGCCTGA
- a CDS encoding divergent PAP2 family protein, with protein MIPNSLFPLVCALLANVTAQVAKLFIYYYRTGEWNLQWVLMSGGFPSSHSSTVTALSMTVGMEDGFSSTLFAVTAVFSAIVMYDACHVRYYSGKNIELTQQLIKDLRDMTGLTFSDPIYQEKLKTILGHKVVEVIGGFVLGLLIPLLLSPLFLI; from the coding sequence ATGATCCCGAATTCCCTGTTTCCCCTGGTCTGTGCCCTGCTCGCCAATGTCACGGCACAAGTGGCAAAACTGTTCATTTATTATTACCGGACCGGCGAATGGAACCTGCAGTGGGTCCTCATGAGCGGCGGTTTTCCCAGTTCCCACTCCTCCACAGTCACGGCACTGTCCATGACCGTCGGAATGGAAGACGGGTTTTCCTCCACATTGTTTGCAGTGACAGCTGTGTTTTCTGCTATCGTTATGTACGATGCCTGTCATGTCCGGTATTACAGCGGCAAGAACATCGAACTCACCCAGCAGCTGATCAAGGATCTTCGGGACATGACCGGTCTCACGTTCAGCGATCCGATCTACCAGGAAAAACTGAAAACCATACTGGGACACAAAGTCGTGGAAGTCATAGGCGGGTTCGTGCTGGGGCTGCTGATTCCCCTGCTCCTGTCCCCGCTGTTTCTGATCTGA
- the ptsP gene encoding phosphoenolpyruvate--protein phosphotransferase, with translation MLKGIAASAGVNVAKAYKLEQPEVVIEKREGEPAAELQKFDDALAKTVKDIQGVKERAAKRLSDEELAVFDAHLMMAEDPEFASQIKAMIENDKVNAEYAADTVANQMVAMFEAMDNDYFRERAADIKDVTFRLKCNLLGLQIPDLTAIDEPAIIVAHDLTPSDTAQLNEFVKGFATAIGGKTSHSAIMANSLEIPAVVGTKGIMENVKTGDVIGLDAIDGFVYVNPDDVTVEMLNQKSAAFAEEKEALKMMVNAKSITTDGHEVELAGNIGGFKDVEGVLKNGGEGVGLFRTEFLYMDNDHFPTEEEQFEAYKAVLEGMGGRKVVVRTLDIGGDKKLSYYTFPEEMNPFLGYRAIRLCLKEQDIFRTQLRALCRASVYGKLCIMFPMIATIDEFRQAKGIFEDVKAELLAEGVAVADDIQVGMMVEIPAAAVLADEFSKYADFFSIGTNDLIQYSMAADRMSENVSYLYQPYNPSILRLVNMTIKGAHKNGKWVGMCGAMAGEPYAVPILLGLGLDEFSMSATQILKARKVVTGLSYADMQKLAEKCLNMDSAAEVLDYVQSEVKA, from the coding sequence ATGCTCAAAGGAATCGCTGCAAGTGCAGGCGTGAATGTTGCAAAGGCGTACAAGCTCGAACAGCCTGAAGTTGTGATTGAAAAAAGAGAAGGCGAACCCGCAGCCGAACTGCAGAAATTCGACGATGCACTGGCAAAAACCGTCAAAGACATCCAGGGTGTCAAGGAACGCGCAGCCAAGCGTCTGTCCGATGAAGAACTTGCTGTATTTGATGCACATCTGATGATGGCGGAAGACCCCGAATTCGCTTCTCAGATCAAGGCTATGATTGAAAATGACAAGGTCAATGCCGAATATGCGGCGGATACCGTTGCCAACCAGATGGTGGCGATGTTCGAAGCCATGGACAACGACTATTTCCGTGAACGTGCGGCGGATATCAAGGATGTTACCTTCCGCCTGAAGTGCAACCTGCTGGGACTGCAGATCCCCGATCTGACAGCCATTGACGAACCGGCCATCATTGTGGCGCATGACCTGACACCTTCGGACACAGCACAGCTCAATGAGTTTGTGAAGGGCTTCGCCACAGCCATTGGCGGCAAGACCAGCCACTCTGCCATCATGGCCAACTCGCTGGAGATCCCGGCAGTCGTGGGAACGAAGGGCATCATGGAAAACGTAAAGACCGGAGACGTGATCGGCCTGGATGCCATTGACGGATTTGTCTATGTGAACCCGGACGATGTGACCGTTGAAATGCTGAATCAGAAATCTGCTGCTTTCGCGGAAGAAAAAGAAGCACTGAAGATGATGGTCAACGCAAAATCCATTACCACAGACGGTCATGAAGTCGAACTCGCCGGCAACATCGGCGGCTTCAAGGACGTGGAAGGCGTCCTGAAAAACGGCGGTGAGGGTGTTGGTTTGTTCCGTACAGAATTCCTGTATATGGACAACGATCACTTCCCGACAGAAGAAGAGCAGTTTGAAGCCTACAAAGCCGTGCTGGAAGGAATGGGCGGACGCAAGGTAGTTGTCCGTACCCTGGACATCGGCGGTGACAAGAAACTGTCCTACTATACCTTCCCCGAAGAAATGAACCCGTTCCTGGGCTATCGTGCCATCCGGCTGTGCCTGAAGGAACAGGATATTTTCCGCACACAGCTGCGCGCCCTGTGCCGGGCTTCCGTATACGGCAAGCTGTGCATCATGTTCCCGATGATTGCCACCATTGACGAATTCCGTCAGGCCAAGGGGATTTTTGAAGATGTGAAGGCTGAGCTGCTGGCTGAAGGTGTGGCAGTTGCCGATGACATCCAGGTGGGCATGATGGTGGAGATTCCTGCCGCCGCTGTACTCGCAGACGAGTTCTCCAAGTATGCCGACTTCTTCTCCATTGGCACCAACGACCTGATCCAGTACTCCATGGCTGCTGACCGGATGAGCGAAAACGTATCCTACCTGTACCAGCCCTACAACCCGTCTATCCTGCGTCTGGTCAATATGACGATCAAAGGCGCTCACAAAAACGGCAAATGGGTCGGCATGTGCGGTGCTATGGCCGGCGAACCCTATGCAGTGCCCATCCTGCTGGGTCTGGGTCTCGATGAGTTCTCCATGTCTGCCACACAGATTCTGAAGGCGCGTAAAGTTGTCACCGGTCTGTCTTATGCAGATATGCAGAAACTTGCAGAAAAGTGCCTGAACATGGATTCCGCAGCAGAAGTCCTGGACTATGTACAGTCGGAAGTAAAAGCGTAA
- a CDS encoding PadR family transcriptional regulator codes for MYENDLPLTESMFYILLALHEPRHGYAITQAVEQMTCSRVKLGAGTLYGALKTMQKKGWIEPCGEAPGSRGKKEYRLTREGSEVFEAETERMKEALKNAERVL; via the coding sequence ATGTATGAAAATGACCTGCCATTGACTGAATCCATGTTCTATATCCTGCTGGCCCTCCATGAACCCAGACATGGATATGCCATTACGCAGGCGGTGGAACAAATGACCTGCAGCCGGGTCAAACTGGGAGCCGGCACCTTGTATGGGGCCTTGAAAACGATGCAGAAAAAAGGATGGATCGAGCCTTGTGGTGAAGCGCCAGGTTCCAGGGGAAAAAAGGAATACCGGCTCACACGGGAAGGGTCTGAAGTATTCGAGGCCGAGACTGAACGGATGAAAGAAGCACTGAAAAATGCGGAAAGGGTACTGTAA
- a CDS encoding GNAT family N-acetyltransferase, translating into MKFSPYSIQTPLYAAMTCPQSCILEEDDTGILLSDRKTGIWILDTEDTGQAAVWLERHRQPGMNVLVLRDACCSAFEDMTDWEIKRGFLQAVWTGDHPGIPAVHLEQAELADVQFLKEHCPLFSEQELLNAMAENRLYAGFDSRQCIGYCGISQAGRMNLLFIPECNRRQGHGLALEAALIGHLMDNGIIPYAHIPESNLAAVSLQQKLGMVICPEEICWLKHAG; encoded by the coding sequence ATGAAATTTTCGCCCTACAGTATACAGACCCCCCTCTATGCAGCAATGACCTGTCCGCAGTCATGCATCCTGGAAGAAGATGATACAGGGATTCTGCTGTCTGACAGAAAAACCGGGATCTGGATCCTGGATACAGAGGATACCGGTCAGGCTGCCGTGTGGCTCGAGCGGCACCGGCAACCGGGCATGAACGTCCTGGTTCTCAGGGATGCCTGCTGTTCTGCATTCGAGGACATGACAGACTGGGAAATCAAACGGGGATTTCTTCAGGCTGTCTGGACAGGGGATCACCCCGGAATTCCGGCTGTTCATCTTGAGCAGGCAGAACTTGCGGATGTCCAGTTTCTGAAGGAACACTGTCCGCTGTTTTCAGAACAAGAACTGCTGAACGCAATGGCGGAGAACAGGCTGTATGCCGGCTTTGACAGCAGACAGTGCATTGGATACTGCGGAATCAGTCAGGCCGGACGGATGAATCTCCTGTTCATTCCTGAATGCAACAGGCGGCAGGGCCATGGCCTGGCCCTGGAAGCGGCACTGATCGGTCACCTGATGGACAATGGAATCATTCCCTATGCACATATACCTGAATCCAATCTGGCTGCTGTGTCACTGCAGCAGAAACTGGGGATGGTGATTTGTCCGGAAGAAATCTGCTGGCTGAAACATGCCGGGTAA
- a CDS encoding valine--tRNA ligase — protein MGLEHRLAPKYASIITEADRYDNWKEEGYFTAGDTNKKPYSLVIPPPNVTGKLHLGHAWDTTLQDILCRYKRLQGYDVCWVPGMDHAGIATQAKVDARLKEEGISRYDIGREKFLDRAWAWKEEYAATIRKQWAKLGLSLDYSRERFTMDYGLSEAVNKVFVDLYNDGLIYQGERIINWDPEARTALSNIEVEHKEIMGHMYYFRYKVQETGQELVIATTRPETMFADQAIFVHPDDKRYKDIVGLHAINPANGEALPIMADDYIDMEFGTAVMKCTPAHDPNDFALAKKYDLPMPICMNDDGTMNEMCGKYTGMDRFECRKALVEDFEKAGVVDHIEEHLHQVGHSERTGVIVEPYLSKQWFVKMKPLAEEVLKNQQIPDQKISFVPERFEHTFTQWLENIEDWCISRQLWWGHRIPAWTSETTGELYVGTKAPEGSDWKQDEDVLDTWFSSALWPFSTFGWPEDTADLERYYPTNTLVTGYDIIFFWVARMAFQARYCTDNRPFRDVLIHGLIRDRQGRKMSKSLGNGVDPMDVIAEKGADALRFFLTTNSAPGMDLRYDETKVDAAWNFINKVWNASRYVLMQLEPGEVYSIDPESLSASDQWIMDRFNRTLAEVEKNMDKYEFAIAGNVLQNFVWNDFCSWYIELSKTDKSRNTSAVLLEVLKKSILLLSPYMPFVTDTIWEALPGTAGSINTAEWPASFKFQSDPELEREMDLVLQIVQSVRELKAEYRMKPSAPIVIFVQDETGHPVTLSSRAAGALDGLCHARLSDREPEGECATRTLGTFVLSAGLSELVNVSEEKARLQREMERLEKEIMRGEKMLSNPGFTSKAPAAKVAAETQKLENYRTEFTLAKEQFRKLDKIQPKK, from the coding sequence ATGGGACTTGAACATCGGCTGGCGCCAAAATACGCTAGCATCATCACAGAAGCTGACCGCTATGACAACTGGAAAGAGGAAGGCTATTTCACCGCCGGTGACACGAACAAAAAGCCGTATTCACTGGTGATCCCGCCACCCAATGTCACAGGCAAACTGCATCTGGGCCATGCCTGGGATACCACGCTTCAGGATATTCTGTGCCGCTACAAGCGCCTGCAGGGATACGATGTCTGCTGGGTGCCGGGGATGGACCATGCGGGCATTGCGACACAGGCAAAAGTGGATGCCCGTCTGAAGGAAGAAGGCATTTCCCGGTATGACATCGGCAGGGAGAAGTTTCTGGACCGCGCCTGGGCCTGGAAAGAGGAATACGCTGCCACGATCCGCAAACAATGGGCCAAACTGGGACTGTCCCTCGATTACAGCAGAGAGCGATTTACGATGGATTATGGTCTGTCCGAGGCCGTCAATAAAGTGTTTGTGGATCTGTACAACGATGGACTGATCTACCAGGGAGAGCGCATCATCAACTGGGATCCGGAAGCCAGAACAGCATTGTCCAACATCGAAGTGGAGCACAAAGAAATCATGGGACACATGTATTACTTCCGGTACAAGGTGCAGGAGACCGGACAGGAACTGGTCATTGCCACGACCCGTCCGGAGACCATGTTCGCTGACCAGGCCATCTTTGTGCATCCCGACGACAAACGCTACAAAGACATAGTGGGTCTGCACGCCATCAATCCGGCAAATGGAGAAGCGCTGCCGATCATGGCAGATGACTACATTGACATGGAGTTCGGGACAGCGGTCATGAAATGCACCCCTGCGCATGACCCCAACGACTTTGCCCTGGCGAAAAAGTATGATCTTCCCATGCCCATTTGCATGAATGATGATGGAACCATGAATGAGATGTGCGGGAAATATACCGGGATGGACCGGTTTGAATGCCGGAAAGCCCTGGTTGAGGATTTTGAAAAGGCCGGCGTTGTGGACCACATTGAGGAGCATCTGCATCAGGTTGGTCACTCCGAGCGCACGGGCGTCATTGTTGAACCGTATCTTTCGAAACAGTGGTTTGTGAAGATGAAACCCCTGGCAGAAGAAGTCCTGAAGAACCAGCAGATTCCCGACCAGAAAATCAGTTTTGTTCCCGAACGGTTTGAACACACATTTACGCAGTGGCTGGAAAACATTGAAGACTGGTGCATCTCCCGTCAGCTCTGGTGGGGCCACCGCATCCCTGCCTGGACCAGCGAAACAACCGGAGAGCTGTATGTGGGAACCAAAGCCCCGGAAGGCAGTGACTGGAAACAGGATGAAGATGTGCTTGATACTTGGTTTTCCAGCGCTCTCTGGCCGTTTTCCACCTTCGGATGGCCGGAGGATACGGCAGACCTGGAACGGTACTATCCAACGAACACACTGGTCACCGGATATGACATCATTTTCTTCTGGGTTGCGAGAATGGCATTCCAGGCCAGATACTGCACTGACAACCGTCCGTTCAGGGATGTCCTGATCCATGGCCTGATCCGTGACAGGCAGGGCAGGAAAATGTCCAAATCCCTGGGCAACGGTGTAGACCCCATGGATGTCATAGCGGAGAAAGGAGCCGATGCCCTTCGGTTCTTCCTCACCACCAACAGTGCACCCGGAATGGATCTGCGTTACGACGAGACAAAGGTGGATGCTGCCTGGAACTTCATCAACAAGGTCTGGAATGCCTCCCGTTATGTACTGATGCAGCTGGAGCCGGGGGAAGTCTACAGCATCGACCCGGAGAGCCTGTCTGCCTCTGATCAGTGGATCATGGACCGATTCAACCGCACACTGGCGGAAGTGGAAAAAAACATGGACAAGTACGAATTTGCGATTGCCGGCAACGTACTGCAGAACTTCGTCTGGAATGACTTCTGTTCCTGGTACATTGAATTATCCAAAACGGATAAATCCCGCAATACGAGTGCAGTCTTGCTGGAGGTCCTGAAAAAATCCATTCTCCTTCTGAGCCCGTATATGCCATTTGTCACCGACACCATCTGGGAAGCCCTGCCGGGAACAGCAGGATCCATCAACACCGCAGAATGGCCTGCTTCTTTCAAATTCCAGTCCGATCCAGAGCTTGAACGGGAAATGGATCTGGTCCTTCAAATCGTGCAGTCAGTCCGTGAGCTGAAAGCTGAATACCGCATGAAACCCTCGGCGCCGATCGTCATTTTTGTACAGGACGAAACAGGTCATCCTGTAACTCTCTCGTCAAGGGCTGCAGGAGCACTGGATGGACTCTGTCATGCAAGACTGTCAGATCGTGAACCGGAGGGGGAATGTGCAACCAGGACACTTGGAACCTTTGTTCTGTCCGCCGGTCTTTCCGAGCTTGTGAATGTCAGTGAGGAAAAAGCCAGGCTCCAAAGGGAAATGGAACGCTTGGAAAAGGAAATCATGCGCGGCGAAAAAATGTTGTCAAATCCCGGATTTACATCCAAGGCACCCGCTGCGAAGGTCGCCGCAGAGACACAGAAACTGGAGAATTACAGAACGGAATTCACCTTAGCAAAGGAACAGTTTAGGAAATTAGACAAGATTCAGCCAAAAAAGTAA
- a CDS encoding esterase family protein, whose product MQVRYYKEYSSILGREMEFKLYGHAGPLCLVIPCQDGRFFEWEDRRMFDLVSGLIDEGRIQFLTVDSVDAETWSSFGPTEGRMHRLEAWNRYVLDELIPSALWKTGKSEAEPLMVMGASMGAYHAVNLFFRHPWRFSRLLALSGLYDMSRYVYDSCYTKEFHINNPLAYLEELDPQDERISLYNAADARIVIGQGAWENECLEDTRKLADLFWRKGIQVETCFWGYDTPHDWPSWERQLLEYLPHMV is encoded by the coding sequence ATGCAGGTGAGATATTACAAAGAATACAGCAGCATTCTTGGCCGCGAGATGGAATTCAAGCTGTATGGACATGCAGGGCCTTTGTGCCTGGTGATACCCTGTCAGGATGGCAGGTTCTTTGAATGGGAGGACAGACGGATGTTCGATCTGGTTTCCGGACTGATCGACGAAGGACGGATTCAGTTTCTGACGGTGGATTCTGTGGATGCAGAAACGTGGAGCAGCTTCGGGCCCACAGAAGGCCGCATGCACCGGCTGGAGGCCTGGAACCGCTATGTGCTCGACGAACTCATTCCATCGGCATTGTGGAAAACAGGGAAGTCCGAGGCAGAACCGCTCATGGTGATGGGGGCGAGCATGGGCGCCTATCATGCGGTCAATCTGTTTTTCCGCCATCCCTGGCGGTTCAGTCGGCTGCTGGCTTTGTCTGGTCTGTATGATATGAGCCGCTATGTCTATGACAGCTGTTATACAAAAGAGTTTCATATCAACAACCCGCTCGCATATCTGGAGGAACTGGATCCGCAGGATGAACGCATTTCGCTGTACAATGCAGCCGATGCCCGAATCGTGATCGGACAGGGAGCCTGGGAAAACGAGTGTCTGGAGGATACAAGAAAACTCGCCGACCTGTTCTGGCGCAAAGGAATCCAGGTGGAAACCTGTTTCTGGGGCTATGATACTCCGCATGACTGGCCCAGCTGGGAGCGGCAGCTTCTAGAGTACCTGCCGCACATGGTTTAG
- a CDS encoding MarR family winged helix-turn-helix transcriptional regulator: protein MDSKNVLTLLGDLLDLFRKELKNELKDLPPLRQKDFQVLEYIWTANPEHSVRMSDLTQFMEVSPAATSQLINSYEMQEIAQRVRSTEDRRANFVQIHPTLLKKIEKKMDDLNDRTAALLEYLGPEDAEALERILKKTVEWNDAQADEADTE, encoded by the coding sequence ATGGATTCAAAAAATGTCTTGACTTTACTGGGTGATCTTTTGGATCTGTTCAGGAAGGAACTGAAGAACGAGCTGAAAGATCTGCCTCCTCTGCGGCAGAAAGACTTCCAGGTTCTGGAGTATATCTGGACAGCCAACCCCGAACATTCGGTTCGCATGTCCGATCTGACGCAGTTCATGGAAGTTTCCCCGGCAGCAACGAGCCAGCTGATCAACTCCTATGAAATGCAGGAAATCGCACAGCGCGTACGGTCCACGGAAGACCGGCGGGCGAACTTTGTTCAGATCCATCCCACTCTTTTGAAGAAAATCGAAAAGAAAATGGATGACCTGAACGACAGGACAGCAGCATTGCTTGAATATCTTGGACCGGAGGATGCCGAGGCACTGGAGCGTATTCTGAAAAAAACCGTTGAATGGAATGACGCGCAGGCAGATGAAGCGGATACGGAGTGA